One segment of Bacillus alkalisoli DNA contains the following:
- a CDS encoding CAP domain-containing protein — protein MIKFSKKSILSVIAATTIVTVAPLGISASKAEAAQPVQTKLHYTKNITFFKNNEDVQAFFQSYIKELEERLAVKIQLEEQAKQPEEKPQEVTPAPVEKEQPKQEVPKEQPKQDSQKEQPKQEQPAAPVQPAPTPQPPAQQPKQEQPGYSVSAFEQKVVELTNAERAKHGLSPLNLDTELSKVAREKSKDMKQNNYFSHTSPTFGSPFDMMRQFGISYRTAGENIAMGQRSPEEVVTAWMNSEGHRANILNGNFTHIGVGHVEGNYWTQMFIGK, from the coding sequence ATGATCAAGTTTTCAAAGAAGTCAATCTTATCTGTAATTGCAGCAACTACTATTGTAACAGTAGCTCCACTTGGTATATCTGCATCTAAAGCGGAAGCAGCTCAACCAGTACAAACAAAGCTACATTATACGAAAAATATTACTTTCTTTAAAAATAATGAGGATGTACAAGCATTCTTCCAATCTTATATAAAAGAATTAGAAGAGCGTCTAGCTGTTAAAATCCAACTAGAAGAACAAGCAAAACAGCCGGAAGAAAAGCCACAAGAAGTAACTCCTGCACCAGTTGAAAAAGAACAGCCGAAACAAGAAGTTCCAAAGGAACAACCAAAACAAGATTCTCAAAAGGAACAACCGAAGCAAGAGCAACCAGCAGCTCCAGTTCAACCAGCTCCAACACCACAACCACCAGCCCAACAGCCGAAACAAGAACAACCTGGCTATTCTGTAAGTGCTTTTGAACAAAAAGTGGTGGAACTAACGAATGCGGAACGTGCAAAACATGGCTTAAGTCCGTTAAATCTTGATACAGAATTAAGTAAAGTAGCTCGTGAAAAATCAAAAGACATGAAGCAAAACAACTATTTCTCTCATACAAGTCCTACGTTCGGCTCACCTTTTGACATGATGAGACAATTTGGAATCTCTTATCGTACAGCAGGTGAAAACATCGCGATGGGCCAACGAAGCCCAGAAGAAGTAGTGACAGCATGGATGAATTCAGAAGGTCACCGAGCAAATATTCTAAACGGGAACTTTACACACATTGGAGTAGGACACGTAGAAGGTAACTACTGGACACAAATGTTTATTGGAAAATAA
- a CDS encoding homogentisate 1,2-dioxygenase, which yields MFYRQLGKIPHKRHTMFKKEDGSLFREQVMGTKGFSGTQSILYHHYLPTEVVKSTVLGSYLPEYEEQAEAPLNHRHLLTTAIETKGDALKAREYLLGNSDLLIGTVYVTEPMESYYRNGDGDEVLYIHFGTGKVETMFGTITYRPGDYVIIPIGTIYRVIPNDDTKILFIESFSQITTPRRYRNEYGQMLEHSPFCERDFRGPETLETYDEKGEFEVITKSRGYMHSHILGHHPLDVVGWDGYLYPWVFNIEDFEPITGRVHQPPPVHQTFEGHNFVVCSFVPRLYDYHPEAIPAPYYHSNVNSDELLYYVEGNFMSRKGIKEGSITLHPSGIPHGPHPGTTEASIGKKETLELAVMIDTFKPLKIVKKAHGVEDKNYMFTWIEN from the coding sequence ATGTTTTATCGTCAATTAGGAAAAATTCCACATAAACGCCATACGATGTTTAAAAAAGAAGATGGAAGTTTATTTAGAGAGCAAGTAATGGGGACAAAAGGTTTCTCCGGTACACAATCTATCCTTTATCATCACTATTTACCAACAGAGGTAGTAAAGTCTACTGTACTAGGAAGCTATCTACCAGAATACGAAGAACAAGCGGAGGCTCCATTAAATCATCGTCATCTTTTAACAACAGCGATTGAAACAAAAGGAGATGCCCTAAAAGCAAGGGAGTATTTACTAGGTAACAGTGATTTATTAATTGGTACGGTCTACGTTACGGAGCCAATGGAAAGCTATTATCGAAACGGTGATGGAGATGAAGTATTATACATTCACTTCGGAACAGGAAAAGTAGAGACAATGTTTGGTACGATTACGTATCGCCCTGGAGATTATGTTATTATTCCAATCGGTACTATTTATCGTGTGATTCCGAACGATGATACGAAAATCTTATTTATTGAATCGTTCAGTCAAATTACCACTCCAAGAAGATATCGTAACGAGTACGGACAAATGTTAGAACATAGTCCTTTCTGTGAAAGAGACTTCCGTGGACCAGAAACGCTTGAAACGTATGATGAAAAAGGTGAGTTCGAAGTTATCACCAAATCTCGTGGGTATATGCATTCACACATCCTAGGTCATCATCCATTAGACGTTGTAGGGTGGGATGGTTATTTGTATCCGTGGGTGTTCAACATTGAAGATTTTGAGCCAATTACAGGAAGAGTACATCAGCCACCACCGGTTCACCAAACGTTTGAAGGTCACAATTTTGTCGTTTGTTCGTTCGTTCCACGTCTATATGACTATCATCCAGAAGCGATACCAGCACCGTACTATCATAGTAACGTGAACTCTGATGAACTGCTATATTATGTAGAAGGAAACTTCATGAGCCGTAAAGGAATTAAAGAAGGGTCTATCACATTACATCCATCTGGTATTCCTCATGGTCCACATCCTGGTACAACAGAAGCAAGCATCGGAAAGAAAGAAACGTTAGAACTAGCAGTTATGATCGATACATTCAAACCATTAAAAATAGTTAAGAAAGCTCACGGTGTAGAAGATAAAAACTACATGTTTACATGGATTGAAAATTAA